The segment CAGGCTGCAGCACTTTTTTACCATGATCAAAGAGGTGATGCCGCAGCTGGCCGGCACACGCCCGGCTTCGCCAGCGGGGTAATCAGAAAGGCAGGAAAACAGGGAGAGGCGGATAAAACAGGTGCCCGCGTCAGCGGGCTACCGGAGGCGTGAGGCTACTTTTTGTCGCTACGCGACAGCTTATCCAGCCAGCCCATCACAAAGGCGGAGAGCACAAAGGTCAGATGGATAATCACGTACCACATCAGCTTGCCGTTATCGACATTGCGCGCTTCCATAAACACCCGCAGCAGGTGAATCGAGGAGATCGCGACGATAGAGGCGGCCACTTTGTTCTTCAGCGAGCCGGAGTCCATCTTGCCCAGCCAGCTCAGCTTCTCTTTATCTTCGTCGATGTCGAGCTTAGAGATGAAGTTCTCATAGCCTGACAGCATCACCATCACCAGCAGGCCGCCCACCAGCGTCATATCCACCAGCGACAGCAGCAACAGGATCAGATCGTTTTCCGCAATGCTGAAAATGTTGGGCAGCAGGTGAAAAATTTCCTGGAAAAATTTAATGGTCAGCGCCAGCAATCCCAGCGAAAGTCCAATGTAAACCGGAGCCAGCAACCAGCGCGATGCATACATCAGGTTTTCGGTAAAACGTTCCATACAATCCCACACGTAATCAGACAGGTCCGGGAGTATAACCGATTCACTGTGAAGTTATTTCAGCCCTTCTTCAGAAATTTCAGGCGCGGGCGGCAGGGGCAGTGAGAGGCGGAAAGCCGCGCCGCCTTCGGCCCGGTTTTCCGCCCAGATCTGCCCGCCGTGGCTTTCGATAATGGTCTTACAGATCGCCAGCCCCAGGCCCACGCCCGGCACCGCCGACTCTTTATCACCGCGTGAGAACTTATCGAATATCCGGCTGAGATCCCCTTCCGCAATGCCCGGTCCGCCGTCCCAGACCGAAATCTCCAGCCGGGTGGCGGCGCGCCAGGCGCGGATACCACGCGGCGCGCAGTTACCGGCATACTTCAGACTGTTCTCGATCAGATTGGTAAAGACGCGCTCCAGCAGCGTGCTGTCGCCCTTAATCAGCACAATGTCATCCGGCAGGTCGAGCTGAACCTCATGCCCTTTCAGCGACGGCGCCATACTGCTCAGCGCGCCGCCGATCACCTCCTCCAGCGCCAGCCACTCTTCCCGCAGATTCAGCCCGCCCGACTGAATGCGGGCCATATCCAGCATGTTGCTGACCAGCCGGATCGTGCTCAGCGTCTGTTCGCGGATCTGACTCGCCTGCGGCACATACTTTGAGTTGTCACCGGCAAGGTCGAGCATCAGCATCTCCGCCTGACCAAACAGCACGGTCAGCGGCGTGCGCAGGTCGTGTGACAGCGCCGACAGCAGGGCGTTACGCAGCTGCTCCCGCTCGGCCGCAAGCCGGGAGGCCGCCTCGCTGTGCGACAGCGCCATCCGCTCCAGGGCGTTGGCGATCAGCACCGTGAAGGTCTCCACCAGCCGCTGCTGCTCGGGGATCATCAGCTGCCGCAGGTTCTGCGGCTCCACCACCAGCAGGCCACGGCAGTGTGCGCCGCTTTTCAGCGGCAGGATCTGATAAGGCACCGCCGGTAAGGTGTCGGTGCCCGCGCCCGCCGGCTGGCCTTTGCTGTAGCTCCATTTGGCAATTGCCCGATCCGGCTCGCTGGTCGGCAGTGCCTCGCCCACCGGCTGCAGCTCACCCTGCTCATCCGGCAGCAGCAGCAGGCAGCGCGCCTGCAGCGTGGCGTCAAGCACCCGCTGGCTGGTGGCAGCAATATCCTGCGGCGTTAACGCGCTGCCCAGCGATTTCGCCATCTCATAGAGCTGACGCGCCCGCTGCTCACGGTAACGGGCGACTCGTGCCTGATAGCGCACGCCCGCCGTCAGATTACCGACGATCACCCCCACCGCCAGCATCACACCGAAGGTCACCAGATATTGCAGGTCGGAAACCGCCACCGTGCCGGTCGGCGCGACAAAGAAGAGGTCAAAGGCGACGATATTCATCACCGTGGCGATCACCGAGGGCCAGCGGCCATAGCGCAGCGCCACGATCACCACCGCCAGCAGATAGATCATCACACAGTTGGCGGGATCGAAGTTGATCAGGACGGATTGCCCGGCGGCGGTAACGACGATGCAGAGCACCAGTGCCATCATCACGCCGCGCAGCTGCACCCGCCATTTTTCGCTGGTGGCACGGCCATCCGGCAGCGGATGCGGCGCATCCTTAAGCGGCTCATCCAGCGCCACCACCAGCAGATCGAGATCCGGCCCCAGCTGACCCAGCCGTTCGGCAAAACTGTCACGCCGCCAGCGCCGCAGCGGACGACGGCCGGTGACAATTTTGCCCAGGTTGTGCTCGCGGGCGTAGCCCAGCACCGCCTCCGCCTCATCCGGCTCCGAGAGCGTGGCGGTTTCCGCGCCCAGCTCCTGCGCCAGCTGCAGGGTGCGCAGAATGGCCCGTCGCCGGGCTTCCGGCAGCCGGTGCAGCCGGGGCGTTTCGACGTAGACCGCATGCCACTCGCTGCCGAGCCGGGCGGCCAGCCGGGCAGCGGTGCGCACCAGCTTTTCACTGCCGCTGTCGTCGCCAATGCAGAGCAGGATCGCGTCGCGGGTGTGCCAGACGCGATCCCGGCCCTGCTGGTCACGCCAGGCACGCATCTGATCGTCCACCCGATCGGCCGTGCGGCGCAGGGCCAGCTCACGCAGGGCGAACAGGTTGCCTTTGCGGAAGAAGTTTTCGATGGCGCGCTCCGCACGGTCGCCAATATAGACCTTGCCCTCTTTCAGACGCTGACGCAGATCGTCGGGCGGCAGATCGACCAGCACCACCTCGTCGGCGCTGTCGAAGAAAGGATCGGGCACGGTTTCCCGCACCTGAATGCCGGTCACGCCGCCGACCACATCGTTGAGGCTTTCCAGATGCTGCACATTCACGGTGGTCAGGACGTCGATGCCCGCCTCCAGCAGCTCCTCGATATCCTGCCAGCGCTTGGGATGACGCGATCCCTGAACGTTGGTGTGCGCCAGCTCATCCATCAGGATCACCGCCGGATGGCGGGCCAGCGCGGCATCCAGATCGAACTCCGCATGGCGTGAACGCCCGGTCGCACGACGCGGCAGCAGGGTTAACCCTGTCAGCAGCTGGGCGGTTTCCGGTCGCTCATGGGTCTCAACCACCCCGATCAGGACATCCAGCCCCTGCGCACGCAGCCGCTGTGCCTCCTGCAGCATGGCGTAGGTTTTGCCCACGCCCGCACAGGCACCAAAGTAGATTTTCAGCCGTCCGCGATGCGTTTCGCGGTTAGCCTGCAGCAGCGCGTCAGGATCGGGACGCTGAGGTTCGTGGTTCATCGCTTTCTTAACACCCTTACAGTTCGTTGAGCGCCATATTCAGCTGCAATACGTTGACGGTCGGCGTCCCCAGGAAGGGCATCAGCGGACGGTTCGTCATCTTCTCAATCAGCGCCTCCACCTGCGGCAATGGCAGCTGGCGGCTGGCGGCGACACGGGGTGCCTGCCACAGGGCAGCCTGCGCCGAAATGTCGGGGTCCAGGCCGCTGGCGGAGGCGGTGACCAGCTCAACCGGCACCGCCGCAGACGCCTGCGGATTGGCGGCCCGCAGTGCTGCAACGCGCTCCGCCACCGCTTTATCCAGCGCCGGATTGCTGGCGGCCAGATTGCTGCCGCCGGAGGAGAGCGGGTTATAGGGCTTATCGCTGGTGGCGGAAGGACGGCCCCAGAAATCGCCGGGCCGGGTAAAGTTCTGGCCAATCAGCGCTGACCCGCGGGCGGCCCCCTCCTCTTCCAGCAGCGAGCCGCCAGCCTGGAAGGGAAACAGCCACTGCGCCAGTCCGGTAGTGAGGAAAGGATAAACCACACCGGTAGCCAGTGTAAGCAGCAACAGCAGTAAAACGGCCGGACGTAACTGACTCATTTCTCTCTCCTCAGGCCATGCCTGATAACACTAACAGCAGATCGATCGCTTTGATGCCGACGAACGGCACCAGCAGACCACCCAGACCGTAAATCAGCAGATTGCGGCGCAACAGAGCGGCGGCGCTGAGCGGGCGATAGCTCACGCCTTTCAGGGCCAGCGGGATCAGGAAAACAATCACCAGCGCGTTAAAGATCACCGCCGACAGAATGGCGCTGGCGGGCGAGTGCAGCTGCATCACGTTGAGCATGTTGAGCTGCGGATAGGTCGCCGCAAAGGCCGCCGGAATAATGGCGAAATATTTCGCCACGTCATTGGCGATACTGAAGGTGGTCAGCGAACCGCGCGTCATCAGCATCTGTTTACCGATGTGCACCACCTCCAGCAGCTTGGTCGGGTTCGAGTCGAGATCAACCATGTTGCCCGCCTCTTTTGCCGCCTGCGTACCTGAGTTCATCGCCACCGCCACATCCGCCTGCGCCAGGGCTGGCGCATCGTTGGTGCCGTCACCGGTCATCGCCACTAACCGTCCCTCTGACTGATACTGACGAATCAGCGCCAGCTTCGCTTCCGGCGTCGCCTCAGAGAGGAAATCATCCACGCCCGCTTCTGCAGCAATCGCGGCGGCGGTCAGCGGGTTATCGCCGGTGATCATTACCGTTTTAATGCCCATTTTGCGCAGCTCGGCAAAGCGCTCTTTGATGCCGCCTTTCACAATATCTTTCAGCGCCACCACGCCCAGCACATTCGCGCCCTCGGCCACCACCAGCGGCGTTCCGCCGGTACGGGCGACCTCTTCCACCTGAGCGTTAACCTCGGCAGGGAAGCGGCCCTGATTCGCTTCGATGTGGCGACGCACCGCATCCACCGCGCCCTTGCGGATCAGGCGATCCTGTACGTTGACGCCGCTCATGCGGGTCTGGGCGGAGAACGGAATAAAGCTGGCCCCCATGCTGCTGAGATCGCGCTCGCGCAGATTAAACTGCTGTTTCGCCAGCACCACGATGCTGCGGCCTTCCGGCGTCTCATCGGCCAGCGAGGCGAGCTGCGCGGCGTCGGCCAGCTGCTCTTCGCTGACGCCCGGCGCGGGCAGGAACTGCGTTGCCTGACGGTTGCCGAGCGTGATGGTGCCGGTTTTATCCAGCATCAGAACATCCACATCCCCTGCGGCTTCGACCGCGCGGCCACTGGTGGCGATCACGTTGGCCCCCAGCATCCGGCTCATGCCCGCCACGCCAATCGCCGACAGCAGGCCCCCGATGGTGGTCGGGATCAGGCAGACCAGCAGCGCCACCAGCACCGTCACGCTGACCGGCGTGCCGCCCCAGGCTGAGAATGGCCAGAGCGTCACGGTCGCCAGCAGGAACACGATGGTCAGTGAGACCAGCAGAATGGTCAGGGCGATCTCATTGGGTGTTTTACGGCGTTTCGCGCCCTCGACCATCGCGATCATCCGGTCAAGGAAGGTTTCGCCCGGGTTGGCGCTACAGGTGATCACCAGCCAGTCTGAGAGAATACGGGTCCCGCCGGTGACGGAGGCGAAGTCCCCGCCCGATTCACGGATCACCGGTGCAGACTCACCGGTAATGGCGCTCTCATCCACCGAGGCGCCGCCCTCCACGACTTCACCGTCGCAGGGGATGATATCGCCCGCTTCCACCAGCACCGCGTCGCCT is part of the Pantoea sp. Ep11b genome and harbors:
- a CDS encoding TIGR00645 family protein produces the protein MERFTENLMYASRWLLAPVYIGLSLGLLALTIKFFQEIFHLLPNIFSIAENDLILLLLSLVDMTLVGGLLVMVMLSGYENFISKLDIDEDKEKLSWLGKMDSGSLKNKVAASIVAISSIHLLRVFMEARNVDNGKLMWYVIIHLTFVLSAFVMGWLDKLSRSDKK
- the kdpD gene encoding two-component system sensor histidine kinase KdpD; the protein is MNHEPQRPDPDALLQANRETHRGRLKIYFGACAGVGKTYAMLQEAQRLRAQGLDVLIGVVETHERPETAQLLTGLTLLPRRATGRSRHAEFDLDAALARHPAVILMDELAHTNVQGSRHPKRWQDIEELLEAGIDVLTTVNVQHLESLNDVVGGVTGIQVRETVPDPFFDSADEVVLVDLPPDDLRQRLKEGKVYIGDRAERAIENFFRKGNLFALRELALRRTADRVDDQMRAWRDQQGRDRVWHTRDAILLCIGDDSGSEKLVRTAARLAARLGSEWHAVYVETPRLHRLPEARRRAILRTLQLAQELGAETATLSEPDEAEAVLGYAREHNLGKIVTGRRPLRRWRRDSFAERLGQLGPDLDLLVVALDEPLKDAPHPLPDGRATSEKWRVQLRGVMMALVLCIVVTAAGQSVLINFDPANCVMIYLLAVVIVALRYGRWPSVIATVMNIVAFDLFFVAPTGTVAVSDLQYLVTFGVMLAVGVIVGNLTAGVRYQARVARYREQRARQLYEMAKSLGSALTPQDIAATSQRVLDATLQARCLLLLPDEQGELQPVGEALPTSEPDRAIAKWSYSKGQPAGAGTDTLPAVPYQILPLKSGAHCRGLLVVEPQNLRQLMIPEQQRLVETFTVLIANALERMALSHSEAASRLAAEREQLRNALLSALSHDLRTPLTVLFGQAEMLMLDLAGDNSKYVPQASQIREQTLSTIRLVSNMLDMARIQSGGLNLREEWLALEEVIGGALSSMAPSLKGHEVQLDLPDDIVLIKGDSTLLERVFTNLIENSLKYAGNCAPRGIRAWRAATRLEISVWDGGPGIAEGDLSRIFDKFSRGDKESAVPGVGLGLAICKTIIESHGGQIWAENRAEGGAAFRLSLPLPPAPEISEEGLK
- the kdpC gene encoding potassium-transporting ATPase subunit KdpC, whose protein sequence is MSQLRPAVLLLLLLTLATGVVYPFLTTGLAQWLFPFQAGGSLLEEEGAARGSALIGQNFTRPGDFWGRPSATSDKPYNPLSSGGSNLAASNPALDKAVAERVAALRAANPQASAAVPVELVTASASGLDPDISAQAALWQAPRVAASRQLPLPQVEALIEKMTNRPLMPFLGTPTVNVLQLNMALNEL
- the kdpB gene encoding potassium-transporting ATPase subunit KdpB; protein product: MSRQQQALFDAALLRTSAWDAVKKLDPRVQFRNPVMFVVYLGSILTSLLALAMLAGRVGGSASFTGAIALWLWFTVLFANLAEALAEGRSKAQASSLKGVKKTSFAKKLAAARYGAEWQQVGADQLRKGDAVLVEAGDIIPCDGEVVEGGASVDESAITGESAPVIRESGGDFASVTGGTRILSDWLVITCSANPGETFLDRMIAMVEGAKRRKTPNEIALTILLVSLTIVFLLATVTLWPFSAWGGTPVSVTVLVALLVCLIPTTIGGLLSAIGVAGMSRMLGANVIATSGRAVEAAGDVDVLMLDKTGTITLGNRQATQFLPAPGVSEEQLADAAQLASLADETPEGRSIVVLAKQQFNLRERDLSSMGASFIPFSAQTRMSGVNVQDRLIRKGAVDAVRRHIEANQGRFPAEVNAQVEEVARTGGTPLVVAEGANVLGVVALKDIVKGGIKERFAELRKMGIKTVMITGDNPLTAAAIAAEAGVDDFLSEATPEAKLALIRQYQSEGRLVAMTGDGTNDAPALAQADVAVAMNSGTQAAKEAGNMVDLDSNPTKLLEVVHIGKQMLMTRGSLTTFSIANDVAKYFAIIPAAFAATYPQLNMLNVMQLHSPASAILSAVIFNALVIVFLIPLALKGVSYRPLSAAALLRRNLLIYGLGGLLVPFVGIKAIDLLLVLSGMA